A part of Neoarius graeffei isolate fNeoGra1 chromosome 22, fNeoGra1.pri, whole genome shotgun sequence genomic DNA contains:
- the mif4gdb gene encoding MIF4G domain-containing protein B isoform X2 has product MEDLSKEEYKIHSFDPETQKLLKMALKDPGLVDLETVCNVIVDQSLKDQVFSKEAGRMCFTIVQAEAKQSSSSVFRRHLLTRLQEEFKGREEMRKRSTQEWVNNMPMMALVHPVYDCLMRLAQPDALKNEEEVDCLVLQLHRIGDQLEKVNTERMDELFFLLRDGFLLQHGLSSLSRLLLLEILEFRAGDWSLSDTAQKYYYSEVHD; this is encoded by the exons ATGGAGGACTTGTCCAAAGAAGAATACAAGATCCACTCCTTCGACCCGGAGACACAGAAACTGCTTAAAATGGCTCTTAAAG ATCCAGGTTTGGTGGATTTGGAGACTGTGTGTAACGTCATTGTGGACCAGTCGTTGAAGGATCAGGTGTTCAGCAAAGAGGCCGGACGCATGTGCTTCACTATCGTCCAG GCGGAGGCGAAGCAGAGCAGCAGCAGTGTGTTTCGCCGTCACCTCTTGACCCGGCTACAAGAGGAGTTCAAGGGCCGAGAGGAGATGAGAAAGAGGTCCACTCAGGAGTGG gtgaacAACATGCCGATGATGGCGCTGGTTCACCCGGTCTATGACTGTCTGATGAGACTCGCCCAACCAGACGCACTCAAAAACGAAGAGGAG GTGGACTGCCTGGTGCTGCAGCTGCACCGTATTGGTGATCAGCTGGAGAAGGTGAACACAGAGCGCATGGACGAGCTCTTCTTCCTGCTGCGCGACGGCTTCCTGCTGCAGCATGGCCTCAGCTCGCTCTCTCGCCTCCTCCTACTCGAAATCCTCGAGTTCCGCGCCGGAGACTGGAGCCTCAGCGACACGGCCCAGAAGTACTATTACAGCGAAGTGCATGACTGA
- the mrps7 gene encoding small ribosomal subunit protein uS7m, translated as MAASVAKLLAAWTPRLCPVRWSRYNPYYLEPEPRKEAYSIPESELSPEQKEEKELKTLRPIKAAKSSATSSPFDDPVISKFINLMMQDGNKVLARGIMTQTLEIIKRRQVEKYHRSPADEKEMIECNPYTIFHQALENCKPIVGLASIQKGGRNYQVPVPLTDKRRRFLAMKWMITECRDNKHRRAHMYEKLSQELLAAFNNEGNVIKRKHDLHKMAEANRAYAHYRWW; from the exons ATGGCGGCCTCCGTCGCGAAGCTTTTAGCAGCTTGGACGCCCAG GTTGTGTCCGGTTCGGTGGAGTCGGTACAACCCGTACTACCTCGAACCCGAGCCTCGTAAGGAAGCCTACTCCATCCCTGAGTCCGAGCTCAGCCCCGAGCAGAAGGAGGAAAAGGAGCTGAAAACCCTGAGACCCATCAAAGCAGCCAAGTCCAGTGCCACCAGCTCACCGTTCGATGATCCGGTGATCAG CAAGTTCATTAACCTGATGATGCAAGACGGCAACAAAGTCCTGGCACGAGGAATCATGACACAG ACTTTGGAGATAATCAAGAGGAGGCAGGTGGAGAAGTACCACCGCTCTCCAGCAGACGAGAAGGAGATGATCGAGTGTAACCCGTACACCATCTTCCACCAGGCCCTCGAGAACTGCAAACCCATCGTCGGCCTGGCCAGCATTCAGAAAGGGGGCAGGAACTACCAG GTTCCTGTTCCTCTAACGGATAAGCGTCGCCGTTTCCTGGCCATGAAGTGGATGATCACAGAGTGCAGAGACAACAAACACCGGCGCGCACACATGTACGAGAAACTCTCACAGGAGCTCCTCGCTGCTTTCAATAACGAAGGCAACGTCATTAAACGCAAACACGACTTGCACAAGATGGCTGAAGCCAACCGGGCGTATGCACACTACCGCTGGTGGTAA
- the mif4gdb gene encoding MIF4G domain-containing protein B isoform X1, with protein sequence MEDLSKEEYKIHSFDPETQKLLKMALKDPGLVDLETVCNVIVDQSLKDQVFSKEAGRMCFTIVQAEAKQSSSSVFRRHLLTRLQEEFKGREEMRKRSTQEWVCYVSFICNIFDYLKVNNMPMMALVHPVYDCLMRLAQPDALKNEEEVDCLVLQLHRIGDQLEKVNTERMDELFFLLRDGFLLQHGLSSLSRLLLLEILEFRAGDWSLSDTAQKYYYSEVHD encoded by the exons ATGGAGGACTTGTCCAAAGAAGAATACAAGATCCACTCCTTCGACCCGGAGACACAGAAACTGCTTAAAATGGCTCTTAAAG ATCCAGGTTTGGTGGATTTGGAGACTGTGTGTAACGTCATTGTGGACCAGTCGTTGAAGGATCAGGTGTTCAGCAAAGAGGCCGGACGCATGTGCTTCACTATCGTCCAG GCGGAGGCGAAGCAGAGCAGCAGCAGTGTGTTTCGCCGTCACCTCTTGACCCGGCTACAAGAGGAGTTCAAGGGCCGAGAGGAGATGAGAAAGAGGTCCACTCAGGAGTGGGTGTGTTACGTCTCCTTCATCTGCAACATCTTCGATTACCTCAAG gtgaacAACATGCCGATGATGGCGCTGGTTCACCCGGTCTATGACTGTCTGATGAGACTCGCCCAACCAGACGCACTCAAAAACGAAGAGGAG GTGGACTGCCTGGTGCTGCAGCTGCACCGTATTGGTGATCAGCTGGAGAAGGTGAACACAGAGCGCATGGACGAGCTCTTCTTCCTGCTGCGCGACGGCTTCCTGCTGCAGCATGGCCTCAGCTCGCTCTCTCGCCTCCTCCTACTCGAAATCCTCGAGTTCCGCGCCGGAGACTGGAGCCTCAGCGACACGGCCCAGAAGTACTATTACAGCGAAGTGCATGACTGA